One Rossellomorea aquimaris DNA window includes the following coding sequences:
- a CDS encoding SDR family NAD(P)-dependent oxidoreductase, protein MKTAIITGGGSGLGKELGKLLSQQGYHIFLLARTEDRLKEAAAEIENIGGQVSFATLDIRSTHDIQQFGENHLKGRNVELLIHNAGIGYFGPFKDTEDDELVSMFETNALGPIRLTKALLNQLEQNSTIINIISTAGLRGKKNESLYVASKFALRGFGESLQKEYEDSNLRIVNAYMGGMDTPFWENSDHISDPSKLRSPKEVAELIVNEYKEKDEIVIESKK, encoded by the coding sequence ATGAAAACAGCCATCATTACAGGCGGAGGCTCCGGCCTTGGAAAAGAATTAGGAAAACTTCTTAGCCAGCAAGGATATCATATCTTCCTTCTTGCTCGAACTGAAGACCGCTTAAAAGAAGCTGCAGCAGAAATTGAAAACATAGGCGGACAGGTTTCATTTGCCACATTGGATATTCGGTCGACTCATGACATTCAACAATTCGGTGAAAATCATCTTAAAGGTCGTAATGTTGAATTACTCATACATAACGCAGGGATAGGCTATTTCGGCCCCTTCAAGGATACGGAGGATGATGAATTAGTAAGCATGTTCGAAACGAATGCACTGGGTCCCATTCGATTAACCAAGGCACTGCTAAATCAACTGGAACAGAATAGTACCATCATTAACATTATTTCAACAGCTGGCCTTAGAGGGAAAAAGAACGAATCATTGTATGTAGCGAGCAAGTTTGCCCTCAGAGGATTTGGTGAAAGTTTACAGAAGGAGTACGAAGATTCGAATCTTCGCATCGTGAACGCTTATATGGGTGGAATGGATACTCCATTCTGGGAGAACAGCGATCATATCAGTGATCCTTCAAAGCTTCGCTCTCCTAAAGAAGTTGCGGAATTGATTGTGAATGAATACAAAGAAAAAGACGAAATCGTCATCGAATCAAAAAAATAA
- the recX gene encoding recombination regulator RecX: MGKITKITKQVKNDERYNLFIDGRYAFSVDEAVLAKFQLRKGLEVDELEISELQYEDDVKKAFNKAIQYLAYRMRTEKEIRDHLQEGDPEDGVIQEVIHKLNDIKYINDLEFAHAFVGTHMNTSDKGPTWIRGELRRKGVDDRYIEEALASFTEEKQVDKAVGLTEKLLQKYRKDSKTIAKQKIEQNLMRKGYPGSVMKIVWETVQSDRDDDEKWDAVYHQGLKAHRKLSSKYEGYEYVQKMKQTLYRKGFSMEDIERLLEELKENEE, translated from the coding sequence ATGGGTAAGATTACGAAAATAACGAAGCAAGTAAAGAACGATGAGCGTTACAATTTATTTATAGATGGAAGATATGCCTTCAGTGTCGATGAAGCAGTACTGGCGAAGTTCCAGCTCCGAAAAGGTCTGGAAGTCGATGAGCTTGAGATTTCGGAGCTTCAGTACGAAGACGATGTGAAAAAAGCATTCAATAAAGCGATTCAATATTTAGCCTATCGAATGCGTACGGAAAAAGAAATCAGGGACCATTTACAAGAAGGAGATCCCGAAGATGGAGTCATACAGGAAGTGATTCATAAATTAAATGATATTAAATACATCAATGATTTAGAATTTGCTCACGCTTTTGTAGGGACGCACATGAATACCTCTGATAAGGGGCCGACTTGGATCCGGGGGGAATTGAGAAGAAAAGGGGTTGATGACCGTTATATCGAAGAGGCACTTGCTTCATTTACCGAAGAGAAGCAGGTTGATAAAGCGGTCGGTCTCACCGAAAAACTTCTTCAAAAATACCGGAAAGATTCTAAGACGATTGCCAAGCAAAAAATTGAACAGAACCTGATGCGAAAAGGATATCCGGGTTCTGTCATGAAAATTGTCTGGGAGACAGTACAATCTGATCGTGATGACGATGAAAAATGGGATGCGGTCTATCACCAGGGGTTAAAGGCACATAGAAAGTTGAGTTCGAAGTATGAGGGATACGAGTATGTCCAGAAAATGAAACAGACCTTGTATCGAAAAGGTTTCTCTATGGAGGACATCGAAAGACTTTTGGAAGAATTAAAAGAAAATGAAGAATGA
- a CDS encoding YpzG family protein, producing MANMKNNFYRNKYSSPFNKAFYNPKHAHSQANGQTTQTQDLIILENQTRKRS from the coding sequence ATGGCAAACATGAAAAACAACTTCTACCGAAATAAGTACAGCAGTCCATTTAACAAGGCATTCTACAATCCAAAGCATGCCCATTCCCAAGCTAATGGACAAACCACACAAACTCAAGACTTAATCATTCTAGAGAACCAGACACGCAAGCGTTCCTAG
- a CDS encoding YfhH family protein: MEQERRYSEMTEHELKQEIASLKEKARKAEQLGIVNEFAVLERKALMAQAYLMNPDAYKPGGIYAIEGDPGTYFKVDYLNGVFAWGYRLGGDGKEEALPISLLAGEKK, translated from the coding sequence ATGGAACAAGAGAGAAGATATAGTGAGATGACGGAGCATGAGCTGAAGCAGGAGATCGCTTCGTTGAAGGAGAAGGCCAGAAAAGCTGAACAGCTGGGGATAGTGAATGAGTTTGCCGTTTTGGAGCGCAAGGCACTTATGGCACAGGCTTATTTGATGAATCCCGACGCCTACAAGCCTGGCGGGATATACGCGATAGAAGGAGATCCCGGTACATATTTCAAAGTCGACTATTTAAACGGGGTATTTGCCTGGGGATATCGCCTGGGTGGAGATGGAAAAGAAGAAGCACTGCCGATTTCCCTTTTAGCAGGGGAAAAGAAGTAA
- a CDS encoding small, acid-soluble spore protein K: protein MRNKTTGFPNMNNNKFEGEPRAKAEFASKRANGTINTHPQERMKASGERDHDSL from the coding sequence ATGCGAAATAAAACGACAGGGTTCCCCAACATGAATAACAATAAATTCGAAGGTGAACCGAGAGCTAAAGCGGAATTTGCATCTAAAAGGGCTAATGGCACCATCAACACCCATCCTCAAGAACGTATGAAAGCTTCTGGAGAAAGAGATCACGACTCACTTTAA